The Caldisericaceae bacterium region AAATTATAAAAAGGGATTTGTCCTCGTTTGGGTAGTGCTTTTTTCTTCTGCTCTTTTTCTATCAATCATAGGAATTATCTTAAGAGTCATACCTCAGAACCAAATACTTGTTTCAAGTGCAAATTCAAAAAGGTCTCTGGCAGTAGCAGAGGCAGGTCTTTCGCAGGCAATATTTGATATCCGTAATACAGATTTTGCAAGTAATACTATTTTACCTACCGATACTGACCACTATTTAACAGTAGCAAAAGTAAAAGAAATTATTAAGAATGCTCCTAACCACGTCGTTGATTGTGGGGAATACGGTTATTCAACAAATCCTTATTCAACCTATTGGGTAAAGATTAAAAGATTACCTAAAGGAGACGAAGACATATGGGATCCTGATACTGGCGTTGAGTGTGAAAAACACATATACATTGTGGTATATGCGCTTGGGACAATCTATGATAGCTCTGCAAAATCAAAAGTATTGGCAAGAAGCGCTATTAAAACAGAGTATGGGATAACTTACGAAAAGAAAAACCAATACAATCCAACAAATCAAAACGAAGCCTTTAACTACGCTGTATTTTCTGGAAATGACATTGAGTTTGGTGGTAATTCTAAAGCTATTGATGGGAGTATATACAGTGGTGGGATAGTAGATTTGGGAAGTTCTCCATCGAAAGTAAGGGTGCAAAATGGTAATCTTGAATCAGTAGGTGGTTGGGTTGGCAAAGGACAGGTTACAGGCTCTAAAACTCAAGTTCAAGACAAAGGATTCCCTGAATTAGATCTTGTGTATTACAAGGCATTAGCTAATAGGTTTAAAACAGGACAGTTTCCGTACAATGGAACTGTAACCGGTTTTCCAAATACTAATAGTCCGATATTGCAATCAATTATACAGTCGTACCTTGGTGCACAAGATGTTTCTTCTACTGTAAATGGTATTCAAAACTTCTATTCCGATCTTATGAATGGAACAGGGTTATTTTTGACATTGGATCCCATTACGGTTAACAATTTAAGAGACAATATTAAAGCGGTTGTTTATTACTTAGATGCTGACAGTCCTTTAAATGGTGGAAACGGAAACGGAATGATTGATAGTGGTGAGCAAATTAAAATAAATGCTAATTTTAACTGCCAAGGTGCAATTGTTATTAATGGTGATTTATCCATTAATGGAAGTGCAAACGTAACTAACGAAGGTGGTCTTGCTATTCTTGTTAATGGCGATATAATTAAATCCAATGGAAACGGTAATTTGAGTGGTTTATTCTATGCAACTGGAGGAATGGAATTTGGAACAGGTAGTTTTAGTATAACTGGGGCTATTGTCACAAAAGAAAAGATTACCGTAAGTGGTAGTTATACTATTACCTTTCAGCCTATCACAAATATGCCTAATCTAGATATTACTGGAGAATCCTTTACACTAAAAAATAGCATTAGAGAAGTTCAAGAATCGCACTCTACATGGGAGCAAATATCTTTCGATGAATTTAATAATCCGTAAAAAGGGATTTACTCTATTAGAACTTCTTATAGTGATAGTAATCGTTGCAGTATTTTTGAGTTTGGTTTTGCCATTTGCTTCAGATTTAGCAGGTAAGCGACATATTGAAAATGCAACTATACAGTTCCAACAAGATTTACTACTATTACAGAATCTTTCTATTACTCATGGCACAAACGATAAATTCAAAATCACTTTCCTTGATAATTATTCCTATAAGTTCAAGAAGATGAAAACATTACAAACGTTGTTATTAGGAATCTTCCCTTGGACATAGAAATTTACGACCTTAAGGTAAATGGAGTAAGCACTACTTTTCCACAATCTTTTAATTTTGATAGTGTTGGGCGGTTTATTAATTTAGCTAATTCACAACCATGCTTTGTAGAAATTTATCTTCAATTGGGCAATGGTATAAAACAAGAAAAAATTGTTATCTCTCCAATTGGGAGGGTAGAAGTTGTGGTAATTAAATAACGATTTTTTAAGAAGTTTTTAAAAGTGTGTATATTTTGTTAAACTTATAATTGAAAATGGGTGTTTTTAAGAAAAGACATAGTGCATTTACTCTTTTAGAGTTAATAGTTGTTATTACAATAATTATATTCTTTACAACAATTGGTGTTCCAGTTTTATCAAACGTTCTTGTTGACTATGCACTTTACAATGCTTCAGTTCAGCTTCAGGAGGATATATTGCTCATCCAAAATCTTGCAATCACAAATAGTTCCGACAGTGTAGCACGTTTTAGAATAAGATTTTACCCAAGTCAAAATAGGTATATTATTGAGGCAAGTGAGGAAGCAAATTTAGTATTGGGTAAAGGAAAGTTAATTGAGAGAAAACTTCCTCCAAATATAGGTTTTCCTATGGCTTTTGGCAAAAATGTTCCAGAATCTGTTGTTTTTGGAATAAATAGTACGCCTCCCAACTTATATATTGATTTGAGTTTTAACAACGTAGGTAACCCATTTCAAGGCGGTGGGCATATTAATTTAGTTACAAAAAACTTTAATAAACAAATCTCTATCGTAGTTTCTGTAATTGGAAGAACACGTATTGAATGGATAAAAAAGTGAAAAACTACTTCATGAATAAAAATTTAAGAGCTTTTAGGTTAGTTTTAGTAGTCTTTTAATTAAATTTTTTATATAGGAACCTTTCTCTTTCTTTGAAATTGAATTTAAAAGAACTTTTAGGAAACTTACGAGTTCTTCAGTTGAGTTTACATAGTATTTAGCATTAGTGTAGTTTGTTTTACCAACTCTTATTGAATAACCGTATTTATTTGAGACTTTGAAGGCTTCTTCATCTACAGAATCGTCACCTGCAAAAAGAATAAAATCGTATCCTCTTTTTGCAACTTGAGAAACAAAAATCCCCTTATTAATTTCTTGTGGTTTTATTTCAATTCCATTGTTTATCTTTAAAACAAGGGCGTTTGTGTTAGCAGTAAGTTGAACAAGAATGTCGTATAGTTCTCTTGAAGCAGGAAGAGCAATTTCCTTTTTAGCATTTCTATAATGGAAGACAACTGAAAATTGTTTTTCTTCTATCTCTGCACCTGGCACTCTGTCTTTATAAAGATTTAGGATATCAATAATTTTTTCCTTAAATGAGGTATCTACCCAGTCGAAAGCTTCTTTCCAATCCGTGTTCGGCTCTTTTACAAATGCTCCATGCTCTGCAATTAATGTAATAGGAAAGTTTTTAAAAAATTGCTCTAAACTTTCTTTTCTTCTTCCACTTGAAATTGCAATATAGGTATCATTTTTAACAAAATCTTTTAATAGTTCTACTAAATCCTTACCTGGAAAAGTTTTCTCTCTTAAGTTGCTAAAGGGAACTAAGGTTCCATCATAGTCTAATATTAAGGCTTTCTTTTGGGCTTTGACGAAATTTTCTATAATATTTTCCTTTTCTTCTGAGTTTAAATAGATAGGATTAAAATTTACTGTTTGTGATAACTCTGTGAGGAAACTCGTGGTCCACTTTTTTATATCGTATTTTTTAAGATATTCAATTGCGTTTCTGTTATTCTCCAGTTGAGTTTTTTTATCGGTTTGTAATGCAATTTTTAATTTATCTGCAATATCTTCAATATCATTAGGGCTAATTATCATCGCATCTCTTAAGTCTTCTGCTGCACCTGTTAATTCACTTAAAATAAGAACGCCATCTTTAGAAGTTGCAAGGAACTCTTTTGATACAAGATTCATGCCGTCTGCAAGTGACGTTACAAGCAAAACGTCACCAATGATATAAAGTGGCACAAGTTCTTCAAAAGGCAAATTCTTAAAAAGATAGTTTATAGGAACCCATCCAATTTCTCCGAATTTGCCGTTTATTTTTCCAATTAAATATTCGATGTATTCTTTTGTTTCATTGTATTTATCTACACCAATTCTTGATGGAACAACAACTACAATGAATATAATGTTTTTTTGAAATTCGGGGTATTTTTCTAAGAATCTTTCAATTGCACGTAGTTTATTGACTATGCCTTTTGAGTAATCGAGTCTATCGATAGATAACACTACCTTTTTACCATAGATCTCCCCTTTTAGCTTTTGTAAATTTTCTTTCACCTTTGGATTGTCTTTAGCGTTTGCATATCTATCAAAATCAATACTTATTGGGAAAACACCTGTGCGGCTTACTCTATCGTTGTAAATTATTGTGCCTCCATCTTCTTCAATAGGTAAACTATTCCTAACTGTCTTAATAAAATTTTCACGGTATCTATGGGTGTGGAACCCTATTAGATCTGCATTAAGGAGCCCTTCAAGGATTTTTTCTCTCATTTTCTTTGGGATTTGAATAAATATCTCGTACGAAGGAAAAGGAATGTGTAAAAAGAAACCTACTTTTACTGAAGTGTTATTCTTTTTTAGAAAGTATGGCAATAGCATTAAATGGTAATCATGCATCCATACAATGTCGTCTTTTTCTAAAATATTGACAAGAGTGGATGCAAACTTTTTATTGACTTCTATATAAGAATTAAATTGCTCGTTAAAGAATTTTGCATACGATGTAAATGAGTGGAATATTGGCCAAAGAGAAGTATTGCAAAAACCTAAATAAAAATCGTCCATTTCTTCTTTTGTTAAGAAAACAGGAATTGCATTAAAATTTTCAAATAGGTAGTTTTTTACACTCTCTTGTTCTTCTAAAGAAACTGTTTCACCAGGCCATCCTACCCAGTAGAATTCTTTTGAATTAGTAATTTCTAGAATTGTTCCAATAGAGGAGCTTAAACCTTGCACAAGCCCACCAGGACTTTGCTTAAAAATCTTTTTTTCCTTTTCCTCTGTTAAGTGAACAGGTAATCTATTTGAAACAATAACAAGTTTCATATTTTAAGTATAATAGTGTTTTGTTTTACTCAAACAATTTAACTAAAGATCTTTTACTTTTAATTAGTTTTTACAAATCCTTCTCGGTTCCTCCTTGCCTTTTAAATGAACAATTCACTTAAGATTCAAATAATTCGGTTACTTTAACAGAGACTTTGCCTATCTCTTTAGTTATTATTGTTAGAACACTACTGTTTTCAACTTTTTGGGTAATTATTGTTAATTTCTCGCCTACAGCAAATACAAACGGATAACTTTTCCCTATATCAACTAATTTATCATTTAGTAATATTCCCTCTATGTGTAAATTAGCTATTTTATTAAAAATTGTAAGTCTACCCTCGTTTAACGAACTTTCATTCTTTACTATCATGCTTTTTAAATACGTAATGTAAATGTTTTGTTCATTTACTACTTTATTGTCTAAATTGCGCATTGTATCAACTACGTCGGTTATGATTGCATATACACCTATTGATTTTGCTAATTCAAATTCTTTTGCTTCGTTAACTGTCCAGGGAATGGTTATAGATGAAAATGCTTTATAGTCCTCTGTTAGGTATCCAATGTTAGGTTTTAAAAAATCAATTTCTCTTGCATACTGCAAGACATCTTTGGGTTTATGATAATAAAGGTAAGCAAATTGTAAGTTATTGAATACTTTTTTTCCTTCAAAAATTGCATCATGATAAAAGGAAGAAATAAAAAATAAGTCAAAATTGAAGTTTTTAACAATATTAGCAACTTTTTTTAGATCTTTTGGGTTCTTAAGTTCAACATCAACGATTTTATTTTTAGACTTCGCAATTTCCAAAATGCTGGTAAGTGTTGGAACAGTGTTTCCGTTAATGTTAATTTTAGAAAGCTCTAAGAAAGTATGTTGTCTTATATTAAAGTCATATCCTATAAGTCTTTTTAGGTTTTCATCATGCGATACTACAATAGTTCCATCTAAGGTAGATTGGGTATCAATTTCGATTCCGTCTGCTCCTAATTCAAAAGCCTTTTCAAAACTATTCAACGTATTTTCTACTTCGTAAATACAACCTCTATGTCCTATTATTTTCAATTGCTTCTCCTCCTTTTACATTAAACATAAGAATTATTGCAATTGTGATAAATACAATCGCAAATGGAAATATTACAAAGGTAGTGTGTGCTTTATCTGATATAAAACCAGCCAATGGAGGTGCAACAATATTTGCAAATTGAGAGAAAAAGTAATAAAAACCAGTATGTGTGCCTTGCGTTTCTAAGGTTCCTAAATCAAGCACCATTGGAAGCGAGTTTATATTGACAAGCGCCCAGCAAATTCCGCCGACTATGAAAAGATATTTATGCAAAGAAACACTTTTTAAAATAGTAATCAATCCAAAAACAATAATTAGTCCAAATAAGCCTGTAAGAATTGTGTATTTTCTTTTAAGAGTTTTTGCAATATACCCAGATGGAAGAGCAAAAATCATAAAAGAAAGCGAAAACAGTCCTAAATTAAATTTGGCTAATTTTTCAGCAGTTTCTCCTGCAAGACCTGTTTCTTTTACCATGTATACAACATAAAATGTTTCAACTGAGTTGAATGCAATAAACCAAAACAGTATTGATAAAAGCACAAAAAGAAGGTTAAAGTTTTCTTTTT contains the following coding sequences:
- a CDS encoding prepilin-type N-terminal cleavage/methylation domain-containing protein; translated protein: MNLIIRKKGFTLLELLIVIVIVAVFLSLVLPFASDLAGKRHIENATIQFQQDLLLLQNLSITHGTNDKFKITFLDNYSYKFKKMKTLQTLLLGIFPWT
- a CDS encoding prepilin-type N-terminal cleavage/methylation domain-containing protein, producing MGVFKKRHSAFTLLELIVVITIIIFFTTIGVPVLSNVLVDYALYNASVQLQEDILLIQNLAITNSSDSVARFRIRFYPSQNRYIIEASEEANLVLGKGKLIERKLPPNIGFPMAFGKNVPESVVFGINSTPPNLYIDLSFNNVGNPFQGGGHINLVTKNFNKQISIVVSVIGRTRIEWIKK
- a CDS encoding bifunctional alpha,alpha-trehalose-phosphate synthase (UDP-forming)/trehalose-phosphatase, with protein sequence MKLVIVSNRLPVHLTEEKEKKIFKQSPGGLVQGLSSSIGTILEITNSKEFYWVGWPGETVSLEEQESVKNYLFENFNAIPVFLTKEEMDDFYLGFCNTSLWPIFHSFTSYAKFFNEQFNSYIEVNKKFASTLVNILEKDDIVWMHDYHLMLLPYFLKKNNTSVKVGFFLHIPFPSYEIFIQIPKKMREKILEGLLNADLIGFHTHRYRENFIKTVRNSLPIEEDGGTIIYNDRVSRTGVFPISIDFDRYANAKDNPKVKENLQKLKGEIYGKKVVLSIDRLDYSKGIVNKLRAIERFLEKYPEFQKNIIFIVVVVPSRIGVDKYNETKEYIEYLIGKINGKFGEIGWVPINYLFKNLPFEELVPLYIIGDVLLVTSLADGMNLVSKEFLATSKDGVLILSELTGAAEDLRDAMIISPNDIEDIADKLKIALQTDKKTQLENNRNAIEYLKKYDIKKWTTSFLTELSQTVNFNPIYLNSEEKENIIENFVKAQKKALILDYDGTLVPFSNLREKTFPGKDLVELLKDFVKNDTYIAISSGRRKESLEQFFKNFPITLIAEHGAFVKEPNTDWKEAFDWVDTSFKEKIIDILNLYKDRVPGAEIEEKQFSVVFHYRNAKKEIALPASRELYDILVQLTANTNALVLKINNGIEIKPQEINKGIFVSQVAKRGYDFILFAGDDSVDEEAFKVSNKYGYSIRVGKTNYTNAKYYVNSTEELVSFLKVLLNSISKKEKGSYIKNLIKRLLKLT